A single window of Larimichthys crocea isolate SSNF chromosome XII, L_crocea_2.0, whole genome shotgun sequence DNA harbors:
- the stk17al gene encoding serine/threonine kinase 17a like, with amino-acid sequence MPNSAMMSKNGMVTKIHTRIRADPFTANYELVGKELGRGKFAVVKKCIEKATGKQYAAKFLRKRRKGADCRMDILNEIAVLESAKANPYVVALHEVYETNSEIILVLECAAGGEIFNQCVADNDDAFTEKDVIRLAKQILTGVAFLHRNNVVHLDLKPQNILLTSARPLGDIRIVDFGLSRRMDNITEVREILGTPEYVAPEILSYEPISTSTDMWSIGVLTYVMLTGESPFLGDGKQETFLNISQVNVDYSPETFEGISPLAVDFIKSLLVKNPRKRATAEEGLNHPWLNSLPHPHSQPHLLARSGSSLDEPETSQSESEPESPAPSPELDLIGSYLMCPGKGELKTGRDAFSFSEPPFPTRTEIQQELIC; translated from the exons ATGCCAAATTCAGCAATGATGAGCAAAAACGGAATGGTGACAAAAATCCACACGAGGATAAGAGCTGACCCGTTCACAGCCAATTACGAGTTGGTCGGCAAAGAGCTGGGCAG GGGAAAGTTTGCGGTGGTAAAAAAGTGCATTGAGAAGGCAACGGGGAAGCAGTATGCTGCCAAGTTCCTGCGAAAGCGACGGAAGGGCGCGGACTGCCGCATGGACATATTAAACGAGATCGCCGTGCTGGAGTCGGCCAAAGCAAACCCCTATGTGGTGGCTCTGCACGAGGTCTACGAAACCAACTCCGAAATCATCCTCGTTCTGGAGTG TGCCGCTGGTGGCGAAATCTTCAACCAATGTGTTGCCGATAACGACGACGCCTTCACAGAGAAAGATGTGATCCGGCTGGCCAAGCAGATCCTGACTGGTGTGGCCTTCCTGCATCGGAACAATGTGGTGCACCTGGATCTCAAA CCCCAGAACATCTTGCTGACTAGTGCCAGACCTCTTGGGGACATTCGTATTGTGGACTTTGGCCTGTCCAGACGCATGGACAACATCACAGAAGTCAGGGAGATTCTGGGTACTCCAGAGTATGTGG CACCAGAGATCCTGAGCTATGAACCCATTAGCACTTCAACAGACATGTG GAGTATCGGGGTCCTGACATATGTCATGCTGACGGGCGAGTCTCCATTCCTGGGTGACGGCAAGCAGGAGACATTCCTCAACATCTCCCAAGTTAATGTAGACTACTCGCCGGAAACATTTGAGGGAATCTCCCCTCTGGCTGTTGACTTCATCAAGTCCCTGTTGGTTAAAAACCCCAG gaAGAGAGCCACAGCAGAGGAAGGTCTCAACCACCCCTGGCTGAACTCGCTCCCCCATCCCCATTCTCAACCGCACCTCCTTGCTAGGTCGGGCTCCTCATTGGACGAGCCGGAGACAAGCCAATCTGAGTCGGAGCCTGAGAGCCCGGCTCCCTCCCCTGAGCTGGACTTGATCGGGTCGTACCTAATGTGCCCGGGTAAGGGTGAGCTGAAGACGGGCCGTGACGCCTTCTCCTTCAGCGAGCCCCCCTTTCCCACGAGAACTGAGATACAGCAGGAGCTGATCTGCTGA